A stretch of Dermochelys coriacea isolate rDerCor1 chromosome 6, rDerCor1.pri.v4, whole genome shotgun sequence DNA encodes these proteins:
- the GATD1 gene encoding glutamine amidotransferase-like class 1 domain-containing protein 1 isoform X1 translates to MRRRPPPPGPASAMSERPGKPACLILASAASGGVSAQSFLHSFTLASAAFNLQVATPGGKLIDFVDVNESNMRWIQDFRMKSYANPAKLESIDGARYQALLIPNCPGALTDLANSGYLAKILQHFCNENKPICAVGHGVAALCCATNEDKSWVFQGYSLTGPSVYELIRQPNFASLSIIVEDFVKDSGATFSASKPDAVHIVLDRHLVTGQNENSTVVAVQNLILLCNGSRK, encoded by the exons ATGAGGAGGCGGCCGCCGCCCCCGGGCCCCGCCAGCGCCATGTCGGAGCGGCCCGGCAAGCCCGCCTGCCTCATCCTCGCCAGCGCGGCCTCCGGGG GTGTGTCTGCCCAATCCTTTCTTCATTCTTTTACACTGGCTAGTGCTGCTTTTAATCTACAAGTTGCCACTCCAGGG GGGAAGTTAATTGACTTTGTTGATGTGAATGAGAGCAACATGCGTTGGATACAGGACTTCCGTATGAAATCTTATGCAAATCCTGCCAAGTTGGAGTCAATTGATG GTGCTAGATACCAAGCCCTGTTGATTCCTAACTGTCCTGGGGCTTTGACTGACCTTGCAAACAGTGGATACCTAGCTAAGATATTGCAGCACTTCTGCAATGAGAACA agcCTATTTGTGCTGTGGGACATGGAGTTGCTGCTTTATGCTGTGCCACAAATGAGGATAAATCCTGGGTATTTCAGGGATACAGCCTGACTGGG CCCTCTGTGTATGAGCTGATAAGGCAGCCCAATTTTGCCAGTTTGTCCATTATTGTGGAGGACTTTGTGAAAGATTCTGGAGCTACCTTTAGCG CCAGCAAGCCAGATGCTGTACACATAGTTCTGGACAGGCACCTTGTTACAGGACAGAATGAGAATTCCACTGTTGTAGCTGTCCAGAACCTTATTCTTCTCTGCAATGGCAG CAGGAAATGA
- the GATD1 gene encoding glutamine amidotransferase-like class 1 domain-containing protein 1 isoform X2 gives MRRRPPPPGPASAMSERPGKPACLILASAASGGVSAQSFLHSFTLASAAFNLQVATPGGKLIDFVDVNESNMRWIQDFRMKSYANPAKLESIDGARYQALLIPNCPGALTDLANSGYLAKILQHFCNENKPICAVGHGVAALCCATNEDKSWVFQGYSLTGPSVYELIRQPNFASLSIIVEDFVKDSGATFSASKPDAVHIVLDRHLVTGQNENSTVVAVQNLILLCNGRK, from the exons ATGAGGAGGCGGCCGCCGCCCCCGGGCCCCGCCAGCGCCATGTCGGAGCGGCCCGGCAAGCCCGCCTGCCTCATCCTCGCCAGCGCGGCCTCCGGGG GTGTGTCTGCCCAATCCTTTCTTCATTCTTTTACACTGGCTAGTGCTGCTTTTAATCTACAAGTTGCCACTCCAGGG GGGAAGTTAATTGACTTTGTTGATGTGAATGAGAGCAACATGCGTTGGATACAGGACTTCCGTATGAAATCTTATGCAAATCCTGCCAAGTTGGAGTCAATTGATG GTGCTAGATACCAAGCCCTGTTGATTCCTAACTGTCCTGGGGCTTTGACTGACCTTGCAAACAGTGGATACCTAGCTAAGATATTGCAGCACTTCTGCAATGAGAACA agcCTATTTGTGCTGTGGGACATGGAGTTGCTGCTTTATGCTGTGCCACAAATGAGGATAAATCCTGGGTATTTCAGGGATACAGCCTGACTGGG CCCTCTGTGTATGAGCTGATAAGGCAGCCCAATTTTGCCAGTTTGTCCATTATTGTGGAGGACTTTGTGAAAGATTCTGGAGCTACCTTTAGCG CCAGCAAGCCAGATGCTGTACACATAGTTCTGGACAGGCACCTTGTTACAGGACAGAATGAGAATTCCACTGTTGTAGCTGTCCAGAACCTTATTCTTCTCTGCAATGGCAG GAAATGA